A single window of Rhodococcus jostii RHA1 DNA harbors:
- a CDS encoding amino acid deaminase/aldolase, translating to MEKIGRTVTPTLDRLIASTTEVDPPLAALDLTTLRANAADLVLRAGGTPVRVASKSVRCRAVLQVALGEKLTGAGGFRGIMAYSLREAIWLARRGADDILMGYPTVDRGALAELAADPELLNRITLMVDSDDHLDFVLAAAGTSSLRARLCIDVDASLRLGPLHIGVRRSPLREPSTVAAFAKRAAGRGFAVVGVMFYEAQIAGLPDSSPPIGWMKRASANELATRRDAVVNAVQSEVGVLEIVNSGGTGSLEVSSADPVVTEVTAGSGLYVPTLFDRYRAFRPHPSLYFALSAVRRPTPGIATLFGGGYIASGPAGGSRVPRPVWPPRLKLLRNEGAGEVQSPVTGKAAADLGIGDRVWFRHAKAGELCERFTEVHLVESDGSRTVVPTYRGEGQCFG from the coding sequence ATGGAAAAGATTGGACGAACTGTGACGCCCACGCTCGACCGTCTCATCGCCTCGACCACCGAGGTCGACCCGCCGCTGGCCGCGCTCGACCTGACCACCCTGCGCGCGAACGCCGCCGACCTGGTGCTGCGCGCGGGCGGCACCCCCGTCCGCGTCGCCAGCAAGTCCGTTCGCTGCCGCGCGGTACTCCAGGTCGCGCTGGGGGAGAAGCTCACCGGGGCCGGCGGGTTCCGCGGGATCATGGCGTATTCATTGCGCGAGGCGATCTGGCTCGCCCGCCGCGGCGCGGACGACATCCTCATGGGCTACCCGACGGTCGACCGCGGGGCCCTCGCCGAACTCGCGGCCGACCCCGAACTGCTGAACCGGATCACGTTGATGGTCGACAGCGACGACCACCTCGACTTCGTTCTCGCCGCGGCCGGCACCTCCTCCCTCCGGGCCCGGCTGTGCATCGACGTGGACGCCTCGCTGCGGCTCGGTCCCCTCCACATCGGGGTCCGCCGTTCCCCGCTCCGCGAACCGTCCACCGTCGCCGCCTTCGCGAAGCGGGCCGCGGGGCGGGGGTTCGCCGTCGTCGGCGTCATGTTCTACGAGGCACAGATCGCGGGTCTGCCCGATTCCAGTCCACCGATCGGCTGGATGAAGCGGGCGTCCGCGAACGAACTCGCGACCCGTCGCGATGCCGTGGTGAACGCCGTGCAGTCGGAGGTCGGGGTGCTCGAGATCGTCAACAGCGGGGGCACCGGCTCCCTCGAGGTGAGCTCCGCGGACCCGGTCGTGACGGAGGTGACGGCCGGTTCCGGCCTGTACGTCCCGACGCTCTTCGACAGGTACCGCGCGTTCCGTCCGCACCCGTCGCTGTACTTCGCCCTCTCGGCGGTCCGGCGGCCGACTCCCGGCATCGCGACGCTGTTCGGCGGCGGCTACATCGCCTCCGGTCCCGCCGGGGGCAGTCGGGTGCCCAGGCCGGTGTGGCCGCCGCGGCTGAAGCTACTGCGCAACGAGGGCGCAGGCGAGGTCCAGAGCCCGGTGACCGGAAAGGCTGCCGCGGATCTCGGCATCGGCGACCGGGTGTGGTTCCGGCACGCGAAGGCTGGCGAGCTGTGCGAGCGGTTCACCGAGGTGCACCTCGTCGAGTCGGACGGCTCCCGCACCGTGGTGCCCACCTACCGCGGCGAAGGTCAGTGCTTCGGCTGA
- a CDS encoding TetR/AcrR family transcriptional regulator: MLNRLPADERRAQLVESALAIAEQRGVASVTVRAVAEEAGVSLGVVHYCFESKEELLAAMGESLVLQLSASMRLAFGQVRHAPDLRGIDGLRELLHIGISGMWPIIEATPDRQLLTYEITAQALRHRASGSERAGDIAGQQYRTMDEEAIEFLVECARIAEVGWATPVEAIARFGLAILDGLVLRWLVDRDSEAMIAALDDMVHVIASKAVERA; the protein is encoded by the coding sequence ATGCTGAACAGGCTTCCTGCGGATGAACGTCGTGCCCAACTCGTCGAGTCGGCGCTGGCCATCGCGGAGCAGCGCGGCGTCGCGTCGGTCACGGTGCGTGCCGTGGCGGAGGAGGCGGGCGTCTCGCTCGGTGTGGTGCACTACTGCTTCGAGAGCAAGGAGGAGCTCCTCGCGGCGATGGGCGAGAGCCTGGTTCTTCAGCTCAGCGCGTCGATGCGACTGGCGTTCGGTCAGGTGCGGCACGCGCCGGACCTGCGCGGGATCGACGGTCTGCGCGAACTCCTCCACATCGGGATCAGCGGAATGTGGCCGATCATCGAGGCCACCCCGGACCGTCAGTTGCTGACATACGAGATCACCGCGCAGGCGCTGCGGCACCGCGCGTCCGGGAGCGAGCGGGCCGGCGATATCGCCGGTCAGCAGTACCGGACCATGGATGAGGAGGCGATCGAGTTCCTCGTCGAGTGTGCCCGCATCGCGGAAGTCGGCTGGGCCACCCCGGTCGAGGCGATCGCGCGGTTCGGGCTGGCGATCCTGGACGGGCTCGTGCTGCGGTGGCTGGTGGACCGCGACAGCGAGGCGATGATCGCGGCGCTGGACGACATGGTGCACGTGATCGCGTCGAAGGCGGTCGAGCGGGCCTGA
- a CDS encoding class I adenylate-forming enzyme family protein — protein MPSSLVEYPSSGPFFHDDRVVRGRDGLLRYGGLNPSLTELLDISVHRYAGRIAVEEDGGRSLTFSQLWTSAARVAGGLKSKGVEIGDRVAVRQPVGVRWVEAFLGVLLAGGVPVGVSPALDDAQTGEVLADSESVLILDGELPEGISFIDDGASPDELVLLSYTPGPSDSPKGVELSNENVLSTIESVLHARGFSSEGLRNLLVEPELHTVGSLVELLSTLVVGGTVLLTGSTDAASWRGTGADVLTAAPAVLLRAVENSRVTSFGRRAVRWIDYSGSGLSLEQSQLLRRTFPAARHFLGWGMTETCGAGLALPDECALTHAGSVGVAFGGMEVALLGPDAGRGVGELLCRGPGVSRGYWNRPEVTAQTFTGGWFHTGDTANIDGDGFVRIVDRDTAA, from the coding sequence ATGCCGTCGTCCCTCGTCGAGTACCCGAGTAGTGGTCCCTTCTTCCACGACGACCGGGTGGTCCGTGGCCGCGACGGCCTGCTCCGATACGGCGGGCTCAACCCGTCGCTCACCGAGTTGCTCGACATCTCCGTGCACCGCTACGCGGGCCGGATCGCCGTCGAGGAGGACGGTGGCCGGTCGCTCACGTTCTCGCAACTGTGGACGTCCGCGGCGCGGGTGGCCGGCGGGCTGAAGTCGAAGGGGGTCGAGATCGGCGACCGCGTCGCCGTCCGGCAGCCCGTGGGGGTTCGCTGGGTGGAGGCGTTCCTCGGCGTGTTGCTCGCCGGCGGCGTGCCGGTCGGGGTGAGCCCGGCACTCGACGACGCGCAGACCGGTGAGGTGCTCGCCGACAGCGAGTCGGTGCTGATCCTCGACGGCGAACTGCCGGAGGGTATCTCGTTCATCGACGACGGCGCGAGCCCCGACGAGCTGGTGCTGCTGTCGTACACGCCCGGCCCGTCGGACTCGCCGAAGGGTGTGGAGCTGAGCAACGAGAACGTCCTCTCGACCATCGAATCCGTGCTCCACGCGCGCGGGTTCAGCTCCGAGGGGCTGCGGAATCTCCTGGTCGAACCCGAACTGCACACCGTCGGATCGCTCGTCGAACTGCTCTCGACGCTGGTGGTGGGCGGAACGGTCCTGTTGACCGGGAGTACCGACGCCGCGTCGTGGCGCGGCACCGGCGCCGACGTGCTCACCGCGGCGCCCGCCGTCCTCCTGCGGGCCGTGGAGAACTCGCGGGTGACGAGTTTCGGCCGGCGCGCGGTGCGCTGGATCGACTACAGCGGCTCCGGTCTGTCCCTGGAGCAGTCGCAACTGCTCCGCCGGACGTTCCCCGCGGCCAGGCACTTCCTCGGGTGGGGAATGACCGAGACGTGTGGGGCCGGGCTGGCGCTGCCCGACGAGTGCGCTCTGACACACGCGGGCAGTGTGGGTGTCGCGTTCGGCGGGATGGAGGTGGCCCTCCTCGGACCGGACGCCGGCCGCGGTGTCGGCGAATTGCTGTGCCGCGGTCCGGGAGTCAGCCGCGGCTACTGGAACCGGCCCGAGGTCACCGCGCAGACCTTCACGGGTGGCTGGTTTCACACCGGCGACACCGCGAATATCGACGGCGACGGCTTCGTCCGTATCGTCGACCGCGACACCGCTGCCTAG
- a CDS encoding alpha/beta hydrolase yields the protein MPFFDGHSGRVHYRHWSAVGGPVAQLVFLHGMGQHTGHYHRFARGLTPAGIGVWGIDQAGHGLSEGDHPGSVADLAEDAALLTGLAGRHAPDVPLVLMGHSLGAAVSMELLASGDSGFRGAILCGTPKTAAVQQTADALGSLGIPLLAVHGVDDRIAPIDPVRDWAAGIGRLEFREFDDAGHDLLHEKVHATVTAVVRDFVLGAAHP from the coding sequence ATGCCTTTCTTCGACGGCCACTCCGGACGAGTCCACTACCGGCACTGGAGCGCGGTGGGAGGACCCGTCGCCCAGTTGGTGTTTCTCCACGGCATGGGGCAGCACACGGGTCACTACCACCGGTTCGCGCGCGGACTGACGCCTGCCGGAATCGGGGTGTGGGGAATCGACCAGGCCGGTCACGGATTGTCCGAAGGCGACCATCCGGGATCGGTGGCGGACCTGGCGGAGGACGCCGCGCTTCTCACCGGCCTCGCCGGCAGGCACGCGCCGGATGTTCCGCTCGTGCTCATGGGTCATTCGCTCGGTGCCGCGGTCTCGATGGAACTTCTCGCGTCCGGTGACTCCGGTTTCCGGGGCGCGATTCTGTGCGGGACACCGAAGACCGCCGCCGTGCAGCAGACGGCGGACGCGCTCGGGTCACTCGGGATTCCGCTGCTCGCGGTTCACGGCGTCGACGACCGCATCGCACCGATCGACCCCGTCCGGGACTGGGCGGCGGGGATCGGACGCCTCGAGTTCCGGGAGTTCGACGACGCCGGACACGACCTGCTTCACGAGAAGGTCCACGCCACCGTGACCGCGGTGGTCCGCGACTTCGTCCTCGGCGCTGCGCACCCGTGA
- a CDS encoding amidase family protein has product MAPSRSFDRRDFLRVAGASGAAAIGAVMLGACGERLHDPQVPPLPDGLSVPDGGAVSEFAPVDKATWRVQGDPLVAPTGDGPLAGMRLAVTDLYAVAGQQIGAGSGRRLAEAPVETGTAAVVARLLGQGARVVGLAQTDDLGYGHSGINQQFGTPPNPRAEDRLPGGATSGAASAVAQGSADIGLGIDTTGSVRIPASYQGLYGFAPSRGAVSTDGLFPLSPTFDTPAWVCGDLDTLVAVSGALLPLTAETPFRSALTSDGINAVAEAGALGAVRRALTAWEKSSLPRLTWTDTDIGRLPDWYDAVVAVQGYEAWRLHGDWVSGAMTSLGDEPGRNFADASRIWESTYGRKLIKLGEASQTITAYVGDSLLLLPATSSTPPERTSYPSGDRFRNTMRATGMLTCLATISGLPNATVPLRTDDGVPVGLCLVGPHGRDRDVLAVVAGLGGSGLID; this is encoded by the coding sequence GTGGCCCCCAGTCGATCTTTCGACCGTCGCGACTTCCTGCGCGTCGCGGGTGCGTCCGGGGCAGCGGCGATCGGCGCCGTGATGCTCGGCGCGTGCGGGGAACGCCTGCACGACCCGCAGGTTCCGCCGCTTCCCGACGGCTTGTCCGTTCCGGACGGCGGCGCGGTGTCCGAGTTCGCACCGGTCGACAAGGCGACGTGGCGCGTGCAGGGCGATCCGCTGGTCGCGCCGACCGGCGACGGGCCCCTCGCCGGCATGCGACTCGCGGTCACCGACCTGTACGCCGTTGCGGGACAGCAGATCGGTGCGGGCAGCGGACGGCGGCTCGCCGAGGCTCCAGTCGAGACGGGTACCGCCGCAGTGGTGGCGCGCCTCCTCGGTCAGGGCGCCCGCGTCGTCGGCCTGGCGCAGACCGACGACCTCGGTTACGGGCATTCCGGCATCAACCAGCAATTCGGCACGCCGCCCAACCCCCGCGCCGAGGACCGCCTGCCCGGTGGTGCGACGTCGGGCGCCGCGAGTGCGGTCGCGCAGGGTTCGGCCGACATCGGATTGGGTATCGACACCACCGGTTCCGTCCGCATCCCCGCCTCGTATCAGGGCCTGTACGGCTTCGCACCGTCCCGGGGCGCCGTCTCCACCGACGGGCTGTTTCCGCTGTCCCCCACGTTCGACACCCCGGCGTGGGTCTGCGGCGACCTCGACACCCTCGTCGCGGTCTCCGGCGCGCTTCTCCCGCTCACGGCGGAGACCCCGTTCCGCAGCGCGCTCACCTCGGACGGCATCAACGCCGTCGCCGAGGCGGGGGCGCTCGGCGCGGTGCGGCGCGCCCTCACCGCGTGGGAGAAGAGTTCCCTCCCCCGGCTGACGTGGACCGACACGGACATCGGCCGGCTTCCCGACTGGTACGACGCCGTCGTCGCCGTGCAGGGCTACGAGGCGTGGCGGCTGCACGGCGACTGGGTGAGCGGGGCGATGACGTCGCTCGGCGACGAACCCGGCCGCAATTTCGCCGACGCGAGCCGCATCTGGGAATCCACGTACGGCCGGAAGCTGATCAAGCTCGGCGAGGCGTCGCAGACGATCACCGCGTACGTGGGCGACAGCCTGCTCCTGCTGCCGGCGACCTCCTCCACGCCCCCCGAGCGGACGAGCTACCCCAGCGGTGACCGGTTCCGGAACACGATGCGCGCCACCGGCATGCTCACGTGCCTCGCGACCATCTCCGGGCTGCCCAACGCGACCGTGCCGTTGCGCACCGACGACGGAGTTCCCGTCGGCCTCTGCCTGGTCGGCCCGCACGGCCGCGACCGGGACGTCCTGGCCGTCGTCGCCGGTCTGGGCGGCTCGGGGCTGATCGACTGA
- a CDS encoding D-arabinono-1,4-lactone oxidase has product MAQDTWRNWAGTETANPLRFATPRSVEELSALVSGAAEHGQRVKAVGSGHSFTGVAVTDGILVSLDALTGIESVTLDEPAGALVTVLAGTRLHDLSEQLWHRGLAMINLGDIDVQSIAGALSTGTHGTGARFGGLATQVRALQVVLADGSVADCSPTENPELFEAARLGLGAVGIISKVTIQCVPNYVMHAVEKPESLDAILDRLDHDRTTIDHFEFYWFPHTRRVLTKRNTRLPGDTPVSPLHPVRAYVEDELLANVLFEGINRVAGLAPTTIPKINRLSSRMLSAREFTDRSYRVFASERRVKFREMEYAVPTEALPDTLAAIDAWVEESGFTVAFPVEVRFAAGDDVWLSTANGRDTAYIAVHQYHRRDHEPYFAAVEAIAREVDGRPHWGKMHGRTADDLRPAYPNFDEFLAVRDKYDPGRMFGNAYLQQVLGR; this is encoded by the coding sequence ATGGCACAGGACACATGGCGCAACTGGGCGGGCACCGAGACGGCGAACCCGCTGCGCTTCGCGACTCCGCGCTCGGTGGAGGAACTCAGCGCGCTCGTCTCCGGTGCCGCGGAGCACGGACAGCGAGTCAAGGCCGTCGGGTCGGGTCACTCCTTCACCGGGGTCGCCGTCACCGACGGGATCCTCGTCAGCCTCGACGCCCTCACCGGGATCGAATCCGTCACCCTCGACGAACCGGCGGGGGCCCTCGTCACCGTCCTCGCCGGCACGCGGCTGCACGACCTGAGCGAGCAACTCTGGCACCGTGGCCTGGCGATGATCAACCTGGGTGATATCGACGTGCAGTCCATCGCGGGTGCGCTGTCCACCGGAACCCACGGCACCGGCGCGCGTTTCGGAGGTCTCGCCACTCAGGTCCGCGCCCTGCAGGTGGTGCTGGCGGACGGCTCGGTGGCCGACTGCTCCCCCACCGAGAACCCCGAACTGTTCGAGGCGGCACGCCTCGGGCTCGGCGCCGTGGGCATCATCTCGAAGGTCACGATCCAATGCGTGCCGAACTACGTGATGCACGCCGTCGAGAAGCCCGAGTCGTTGGACGCCATCCTCGACCGGCTCGACCACGACCGCACCACGATCGACCACTTCGAGTTCTACTGGTTTCCCCACACCCGCCGCGTCCTGACGAAACGCAACACCCGGCTACCCGGCGACACCCCGGTTTCTCCCCTACACCCGGTCCGCGCCTACGTCGAAGACGAACTGCTCGCGAATGTCTTGTTCGAGGGCATCAACAGGGTCGCGGGCCTTGCCCCGACGACGATCCCGAAGATCAATCGGCTGTCGTCGCGCATGCTGAGCGCGCGCGAATTCACCGACCGCAGCTACCGCGTCTTCGCGTCGGAACGCCGGGTCAAGTTCCGGGAGATGGAATACGCGGTTCCCACCGAGGCCCTCCCCGACACTCTCGCGGCGATCGATGCGTGGGTGGAGGAGTCCGGTTTCACGGTCGCGTTCCCCGTCGAGGTCCGGTTCGCCGCGGGCGACGACGTCTGGCTGTCGACGGCGAACGGCCGGGACACGGCGTACATCGCCGTTCACCAGTACCATCGCCGAGATCACGAGCCGTACTTCGCCGCGGTCGAGGCCATCGCCCGGGAAGTGGACGGGCGACCGCACTGGGGCAAGATGCACGGCCGCACCGCCGACGACTTGCGGCCCGCGTATCCGAACTTCGACGAGTTCCTCGCCGTGCGCGACAAGTACGACCCCGGGCGAATGTTCGGCAACGCGTACCTGCAGCAGGTCCTGGGTCGCTAA
- a CDS encoding adenosine deaminase gives MSSPVAELHMHIEGSLEPELIFALAERNSVQLPYADLDDLRSRYEFTDLQSFLDLYFANMQVLRTAQDFADLTRAYFARASAGGVAHVEFFFNPQAHVNRGVPLHEVLDGIMDAVGTSEREFGLSSAAIAAILRDRPVHEAEEVFSEIIRLQTPIVGLGLDSAEVGNPPSLFEDVFARARSEGLHVVAHAGEEGPPEYIWQALDLLGAERIDHGVRALEDPALVARLVDEEVPLTVCPLSNVRLCVVDSLSEHPLRTMLEAGLLVTVNSDDPAYFGGYVDDNFAQLRDQLDLTDAERETLARNSIKASFASDARKAQLLRG, from the coding sequence GTGAGCTCTCCCGTCGCCGAGCTGCACATGCACATCGAGGGGTCCCTCGAACCCGAGCTGATCTTCGCGCTGGCCGAACGGAATTCCGTGCAGCTGCCCTACGCGGACCTCGACGATCTCCGGTCGCGGTACGAGTTCACCGATCTGCAGTCGTTCCTCGACCTGTACTTCGCCAACATGCAAGTGCTGCGGACGGCGCAGGACTTCGCGGACCTCACCCGCGCCTATTTCGCGCGGGCGTCGGCGGGCGGCGTCGCGCACGTGGAGTTCTTCTTCAACCCGCAGGCCCACGTCAATCGTGGTGTGCCGCTGCACGAGGTGCTCGACGGAATCATGGATGCGGTGGGCACCAGTGAGCGGGAGTTCGGCCTCAGCAGCGCCGCGATCGCCGCGATCCTGCGGGACCGTCCCGTGCACGAGGCGGAGGAAGTGTTCTCGGAGATCATCCGGTTGCAGACGCCGATCGTCGGGCTCGGGCTGGACTCGGCCGAGGTGGGCAACCCGCCGTCGCTGTTCGAGGACGTCTTCGCCCGCGCCCGGTCGGAGGGGCTGCACGTGGTCGCCCACGCAGGCGAGGAAGGCCCGCCGGAGTACATCTGGCAGGCGCTCGACCTCCTCGGCGCCGAGCGCATCGACCACGGGGTGCGGGCGCTCGAGGACCCGGCGCTCGTGGCGCGTCTGGTGGACGAGGAAGTGCCGCTGACCGTGTGCCCGCTGTCGAACGTGCGACTGTGCGTCGTCGACTCGCTGTCCGAGCACCCGTTGCGGACCATGCTGGAGGCGGGTCTGCTCGTCACCGTGAACTCCGACGACCCCGCGTACTTCGGCGGGTACGTCGACGACAACTTCGCCCAGCTGCGGGATCAGCTCGACCTCACCGATGCCGAGCGGGAAACCCTGGCGCGCAACTCGATCAAAGCGTCGTTCGCGAGCGACGCGCGCAAGGCGCAACTGCTCCGCGGGTGA
- a CDS encoding TM0106 family RecB-like putative nuclease codes for MFLLDDTIVYSASDLSAAATCEFALLRRLDATLGLAGAGSAAPSVDDDPMLRRTSSLGDAHEHRRLEQFRAEYGDGVVTMDRPEYTAVGLFDANLATVEAIRGGADVVYQGTFFDGRFLGFCDFLVRDGDTYAVYDTKLSRHAKVSALLQLAAYAEALADNGIPTSPDVHLLLGDDSDSAHSLGDIVPVYSARRSSLERILDEHRDEQSLAEWGDPRYTACGRCDTCTPEVEQHRDLLLVAGMRTTQRSRLIAAGIGTLDALAAHAGSVEGLPERTLESLRAQAALQLRQESSGTPEFQVYAPQALGGLPEPDDGDIFFDFEGDPLWAENGSTDWGLEYLFGVVEGPADAAVFRPFWAHDRAEERQALVDFLDYVTARRQQYPNMHIYHYAAYEKSALLRLAGRHGVGEETVDTLLRDNVLVDLYPVVRGCLRIGERSYSIKKLEPLYMPEQPRDGDVTNAAASVVAYADYCDHRDNGREDEARALLQGIADYNEYDCDSTLRLRDWLIGQAETHGVALRPPGDGPTPVTEDCTPAEAALREFAGHGPSEHRGHDQQAAALMAAAVGYHRRERKPFWWAHFDRLVVPHDELSDIRDVLVVSSAVVEENWHKSSPRQRKLRRRLQLTGRFGTGSTVGPKTTMYALYDTPAPEAVAGDNPQQRGTCTVNVLDVGKDGRRRDVVIVEELLNGEEYGQLPTAITPGPPITTDRIESSIAVAADDVCAPLPELPLCASVDILRRSDPRTRSGNPLPPVDGTDYAGAITAALLDLEDSYVAVQGPPGTGKTYTGARVIKALVEQHHWRIGVVAQSHSVIENMLGGVVKAGLPAELVAKKDGRHRAATWTDISSNDYPGFIDQAEETGCVIGGTAWDFANTDRVPPGSLDLLVIDEAGQFALANTIAVGGAARNLLLLGDPQQLPQVSQGTHPEPVDASALGWLAEGHGALPASRGYFLERTWRMHPELCAPVSTLSYDGKLRSQESASAARRLDGMGAGVHTVFVDHQGNATQSPEESREVVNRITKLLGSGWTDPSEFEGTRPLDESDILVVAPYNAQVGLIERSLAAVGLDKVEVGTVDKFQGREAAVAIVSMTASAIEDVPRGMSFLLSRNRMNVAVSRGKWAAIIVRSESLTQYMPSTPEGLTELGAFMRLTGQPKH; via the coding sequence GTGTTCCTCCTCGACGACACCATCGTCTACAGCGCCAGCGACCTCTCCGCGGCCGCCACCTGCGAGTTCGCGTTGTTGCGCCGGTTGGACGCCACACTCGGGCTCGCCGGCGCCGGTTCCGCCGCCCCGTCCGTCGACGACGATCCGATGCTGCGACGGACGTCCAGCCTCGGCGATGCGCACGAACATCGCCGGCTCGAGCAGTTCCGCGCCGAGTACGGCGACGGGGTGGTCACGATGGACCGTCCCGAATACACCGCGGTGGGCCTGTTCGACGCGAACCTGGCCACCGTGGAGGCGATCCGCGGCGGCGCCGACGTCGTGTACCAGGGGACGTTCTTCGACGGCCGCTTCCTGGGTTTCTGCGATTTCCTCGTCCGCGACGGCGACACGTATGCCGTGTACGACACCAAACTGTCACGGCACGCGAAGGTGTCGGCCCTGCTGCAGCTCGCCGCGTACGCGGAAGCGCTGGCCGACAACGGGATCCCGACGTCCCCGGACGTCCACCTGCTGCTCGGCGACGACAGCGACTCGGCGCACTCGCTCGGCGACATCGTTCCCGTGTACTCCGCGCGACGGTCCTCGCTCGAACGAATTCTCGACGAGCACCGCGACGAGCAGTCGCTCGCGGAGTGGGGCGACCCCCGGTACACGGCGTGCGGCCGGTGCGACACGTGCACCCCGGAGGTGGAGCAGCACCGCGACCTCCTGCTGGTGGCCGGAATGCGCACGACGCAGCGGAGCCGGCTGATCGCGGCCGGGATCGGCACCCTCGATGCCCTCGCCGCGCATGCGGGCAGCGTCGAGGGCCTCCCCGAGCGCACCCTGGAATCGCTTCGCGCGCAGGCGGCCCTGCAGTTGCGGCAGGAGTCATCGGGCACCCCCGAGTTCCAGGTGTACGCCCCGCAGGCTCTGGGCGGGCTGCCCGAACCGGACGACGGCGACATCTTCTTCGACTTCGAAGGAGACCCGCTCTGGGCCGAGAACGGATCCACGGACTGGGGTCTCGAATACCTCTTCGGTGTAGTCGAGGGTCCCGCCGACGCCGCCGTGTTCCGGCCGTTCTGGGCACACGACCGCGCCGAGGAGCGGCAGGCACTCGTCGACTTCCTCGACTACGTCACCGCGCGTCGTCAGCAGTACCCGAACATGCACATCTACCACTACGCCGCGTACGAGAAATCGGCGCTGCTGCGACTGGCGGGACGGCACGGCGTCGGCGAGGAGACCGTCGACACCCTGCTGCGCGACAACGTCCTCGTCGATTTGTATCCGGTGGTGCGCGGGTGCCTGCGCATCGGCGAACGGTCCTACAGCATCAAGAAACTCGAACCGCTGTACATGCCGGAGCAGCCGCGCGACGGCGACGTCACCAACGCCGCCGCGTCGGTGGTCGCGTACGCCGACTACTGCGATCACCGCGACAACGGCCGCGAGGACGAGGCACGCGCGCTGCTGCAGGGCATCGCCGACTACAACGAGTACGACTGCGATTCCACGCTGCGGCTGCGCGACTGGTTGATCGGGCAGGCGGAGACGCACGGCGTGGCTCTCCGGCCGCCCGGCGACGGGCCCACCCCGGTGACCGAGGACTGCACCCCCGCGGAGGCGGCGTTGCGCGAGTTCGCCGGGCACGGACCGAGCGAGCACCGCGGGCACGATCAGCAGGCGGCCGCACTCATGGCGGCGGCGGTCGGCTACCACCGCCGCGAGCGGAAACCGTTCTGGTGGGCGCACTTCGACCGGCTGGTCGTGCCGCACGACGAACTGTCCGACATCCGGGACGTTCTGGTGGTGTCGTCCGCGGTCGTCGAGGAGAACTGGCACAAGAGCAGCCCGCGGCAACGCAAGCTGCGCCGGCGCCTGCAGCTCACCGGCCGTTTCGGGACCGGGAGCACGGTGGGGCCAAAGACCACGATGTACGCGCTCTACGACACTCCCGCACCCGAGGCGGTCGCGGGCGACAATCCGCAGCAGCGGGGAACGTGCACGGTCAACGTGCTCGACGTCGGGAAGGACGGCCGGCGCCGCGACGTCGTGATCGTCGAGGAACTCCTGAACGGCGAGGAGTACGGGCAACTTCCGACGGCGATCACCCCCGGTCCCCCGATCACGACCGACCGCATCGAATCGTCCATCGCGGTGGCCGCGGACGACGTGTGCGCACCGCTGCCGGAGCTCCCGTTGTGCGCGTCGGTGGACATTCTGCGGCGGTCCGACCCGCGCACCCGGAGCGGGAACCCGCTCCCGCCCGTCGACGGCACGGACTACGCGGGCGCGATCACCGCGGCACTACTCGACCTCGAAGACTCGTACGTCGCAGTGCAGGGACCTCCCGGCACCGGCAAGACGTACACCGGGGCCCGGGTGATCAAGGCGCTCGTCGAGCAGCACCACTGGCGGATCGGCGTGGTCGCGCAGTCGCATTCGGTGATCGAGAACATGCTCGGCGGCGTCGTGAAAGCCGGGCTCCCCGCCGAACTCGTCGCGAAAAAGGACGGGCGGCATCGCGCCGCGACGTGGACCGACATCAGCTCCAACGACTACCCGGGTTTCATCGACCAGGCCGAGGAGACGGGTTGCGTGATCGGCGGGACCGCCTGGGATTTCGCGAACACCGACCGCGTTCCGCCCGGCAGCCTCGATCTGCTGGTCATCGACGAGGCCGGGCAGTTCGCTCTCGCCAACACCATCGCGGTGGGCGGGGCGGCCCGCAACCTCCTGCTTCTCGGCGACCCCCAGCAACTTCCGCAGGTCAGCCAGGGCACCCACCCGGAACCGGTGGACGCGTCGGCCCTCGGGTGGCTCGCCGAGGGGCACGGGGCGCTGCCCGCGAGCCGGGGTTATTTCCTCGAGCGCACGTGGCGGATGCACCCGGAACTGTGCGCACCCGTATCGACGCTGTCCTACGACGGCAAGCTGCGTTCGCAGGAATCGGCCAGTGCCGCACGGCGACTCGACGGCATGGGGGCGGGTGTGCACACCGTCTTCGTCGACCACCAGGGCAACGCCACCCAATCCCCGGAGGAATCGCGGGAGGTGGTCAACCGGATCACGAAGCTGCTCGGTTCCGGCTGGACCGACCCCAGCGAGTTCGAGGGCACCCGCCCACTCGACGAGTCCGACATCCTGGTGGTGGCGCCGTACAACGCGCAGGTCGGGTTGATCGAACGCAGTCTGGCCGCGGTCGGTCTCGACAAGGTCGAGGTGGGCACGGTCGACAAGTTCCAGGGCCGGGAGGCGGCCGTCGCCATCGTGTCGATGACTGCGTCGGCGATCGAGGACGTGCCGCGCGGCATGTCGTTCCTGCTGTCGCGGAACCGGATGAACGTGGCGGTGTCCCGCGGCAAGTGGGCGGCGATCATCGTCCGGTCGGAATCGTTGACGCAGTACATGCCGAGCACCCCGGAAGGTCTGACCGAGCTGGGTGCCTTCATGCGGCTCACCGGTCAGCCGAAGCACTGA